A stretch of the uncultured Desulfobacter sp. genome encodes the following:
- a CDS encoding LysM peptidoglycan-binding domain-containing protein, translating into MNIHKLAAFIFALFLITGCQQSQLSANKPLTDQTFKAPEPQGQCILQPETKHQNQVEDSDQRKIDQALELCNVAQNYWEEGNLEEALSSLDAAYALMLEIDKIDDSEVNQQKEDIRYLISKRVLEIYASRQIVVTGHHDAIPITLNDHVKAEIKRLTGPERKFFIRSLNRSCRYRPFIVQELKKSGLPEEISWLPLIESGFKSRALSPARALGLWQFIPSTGNKFGLNRNHYIDERMDPEKATRAAIDYLKELHNLFGDWTTAIAAYNCGEYRVLKTIRRQKLNYLDNFWDLYQSLPRETARYVPRFLATVHIVKNLEKYNIDIDNPLTPLEYKPFDIKKQVRLSEIAKAINVDVTTLVSLNPELRHEVTPPEPYTIKIPVNHAELFIAKIDGIKTTYRQPPRYRYYRVRKGDTLSGIARKFRTSVSTIARCNKISKKSCIAIGKVLKIPGSGYKASPKTASKTYAKSTKITYTVRRGDNLWLIAKKFSTTTKRIKILNKLSGNRLSIGQRLIIVTGDKGSSKKYSKYRVKSGDSPVGIAKRHNMSLARLLSLNHLNKRSKIYPGQDLLVE; encoded by the coding sequence GTGAATATTCACAAACTGGCCGCATTTATTTTTGCCTTATTTCTAATTACCGGCTGCCAGCAGTCCCAATTGTCAGCCAACAAGCCTTTAACTGACCAGACTTTTAAAGCGCCAGAACCCCAGGGCCAATGCATTCTTCAGCCTGAAACAAAACACCAGAACCAAGTCGAAGACTCCGATCAAAGGAAAATAGATCAGGCCTTAGAGCTTTGTAATGTCGCACAAAATTACTGGGAAGAAGGAAACCTTGAAGAAGCACTATCAAGCCTTGATGCTGCCTATGCCTTGATGCTTGAAATTGATAAAATAGATGATTCCGAAGTAAATCAGCAAAAAGAGGACATTCGCTATCTTATCTCCAAACGTGTTCTCGAAATTTATGCGTCTCGGCAAATTGTTGTAACCGGCCATCATGACGCCATCCCCATCACCTTGAATGATCATGTAAAAGCTGAAATTAAACGATTGACCGGCCCGGAACGCAAATTTTTCATCCGATCACTTAACCGTTCCTGCCGCTACCGGCCCTTCATTGTTCAGGAGCTTAAAAAATCTGGATTACCCGAAGAAATTTCCTGGCTTCCTCTAATAGAAAGCGGCTTTAAAAGCAGGGCATTATCTCCTGCAAGGGCACTTGGCCTATGGCAGTTCATACCATCAACTGGAAATAAATTCGGTTTAAACCGAAATCACTATATAGATGAACGCATGGATCCTGAAAAAGCGACCAGAGCCGCCATCGATTATCTCAAGGAGTTGCACAATTTATTCGGAGACTGGACCACTGCCATTGCAGCTTACAATTGTGGTGAATACCGAGTACTCAAAACTATTCGCAGACAAAAGCTTAACTATCTGGATAATTTCTGGGATTTGTACCAGAGCCTGCCCCGGGAAACAGCAAGGTACGTGCCGAGATTTTTGGCCACGGTTCATATTGTCAAAAATCTTGAAAAATATAACATTGACATAGATAATCCGTTAACTCCTCTTGAATACAAACCCTTTGACATAAAAAAACAAGTCCGTTTAAGTGAAATTGCAAAGGCAATCAATGTAGATGTAACCACGCTTGTATCTCTTAATCCGGAACTGCGTCATGAAGTCACGCCCCCTGAGCCCTACACCATTAAAATCCCTGTGAATCATGCAGAACTGTTTATAGCCAAGATAGACGGTATTAAAACGACTTACCGTCAGCCGCCCCGGTATAGGTACTACCGCGTACGAAAGGGAGATACATTATCCGGCATTGCACGTAAATTTAGAACATCTGTAAGTACCATCGCCAGGTGCAATAAAATTTCAAAAAAAAGCTGTATTGCTATTGGCAAGGTATTAAAAATTCCAGGCTCAGGTTACAAAGCAAGCCCCAAAACGGCCTCAAAGACCTACGCAAAATCAACAAAAATTACATATACCGTACGCCGGGGAGATAACCTGTGGCTGATTGCCAAAAAATTTTCTACAACCACTAAACGCATTAAAATACTTAATAAATTATCAGGTAACAGACTCAGCATTGGGCAGCGCCTAATAATTGTCACCGGAGATAAAGGATCCAGCAAAAAATATTCAAAATATAGAGTTAAATCCGGTGACAGTCCTGTGGGTATCGCCAAAAGACACAACATGAGCCTTGCCCGACTGTTGTCATTAAATCATTTGAACAAGAGAAGCAAAATTTATCCTGGTCAGGACCTGCTTGTGGAATAA
- the rpmG gene encoding 50S ribosomal protein L33, producing the protein MDRVLIALACTECKRKNYTTTKNKRKTPDKIEFKKYCKFCNKHLVHKETKIK; encoded by the coding sequence GTGGACAGAGTGCTTATTGCTCTTGCTTGTACTGAATGTAAGAGAAAAAATTATACAACGACCAAAAATAAACGCAAGACTCCGGACAAGATTGAGTTTAAAAAATATTGCAAATTCTGTAATAAACATCTCGTCCACAAAGAAACAAAAATAAAATAG
- the secE gene encoding preprotein translocase subunit SecE has protein sequence MSSASKVEKPVGQPGAGNVFARASEFFREVKVELKKVVWPTRKQTTGTTVVVIIFVFVVAVFLGVFDYSLSKLVQVVLT, from the coding sequence ATGTCATCGGCTTCTAAGGTTGAGAAGCCGGTAGGGCAGCCTGGGGCTGGTAATGTTTTTGCGAGGGCATCAGAATTTTTTCGGGAAGTAAAGGTTGAATTAAAAAAAGTTGTCTGGCCGACTAGAAAACAGACAACCGGCACAACGGTAGTGGTTATTATCTTTGTGTTTGTTGTTGCTGTTTTTCTGGGGGTTTTTGATTACAGTTTGTCCAAGCTTGTCCAAGTCGTTCTTACTTGA
- the nusG gene encoding transcription termination/antitermination protein NusG, whose product MSLKWYVVHVYSGHEQKVKLALEEKIQGSKHPEKFGDILIPSENVVELVDGKKRQSSRKFYPGYILVRMHLDNETWHIVSSTAKVTGFLGGKNKPAPITEKEAQSIIEKMEQGKEKPQPKYYFEPGDDVRVVDGPFSNFNGTIEEVSPDKEKVKVLVSIFGRATPVELNFIQVTKI is encoded by the coding sequence ATGTCTTTAAAGTGGTATGTCGTTCACGTTTATTCCGGCCATGAGCAAAAGGTAAAGCTTGCTCTGGAAGAAAAGATCCAGGGATCAAAACATCCGGAAAAATTCGGTGACATCCTGATTCCATCCGAAAATGTCGTTGAGTTGGTGGATGGAAAAAAAAGGCAGTCTTCCAGAAAATTTTATCCTGGATATATTCTTGTGCGCATGCATTTGGATAACGAGACATGGCATATTGTGAGTTCCACTGCTAAGGTTACCGGTTTTCTTGGTGGTAAAAATAAACCTGCGCCCATAACCGAGAAAGAAGCCCAAAGCATCATTGAGAAGATGGAGCAAGGGAAAGAAAAACCTCAGCCCAAATATTATTTTGAACCGGGTGATGATGTGCGAGTTGTTGACGGGCCTTTTTCTAATTTCAATGGTACTATTGAAGAAGTGTCTCCAGACAAAGAGAAGGTAAAGGTGCTGGTCAGTATTTTTGGGCGAGCTACGCCGGTCGAATTGAATTTCATACAGGTAACCAAGATTTAG
- the rplK gene encoding 50S ribosomal protein L11, which translates to MAKKVMTQIKLQVEAGKANPSPPIGPALGQHGVNIMDFCKAFNAKTANDAGQIIPVVITVYQDRSFSFITKTPPASRLLLAAAKLAKGSGEPNRDKVGKVTRDQVVAIAETKKPDLNAADIDAAVRIIEGTARSMGIEVV; encoded by the coding sequence ATGGCAAAAAAAGTAATGACACAAATTAAGCTTCAGGTTGAAGCCGGCAAGGCAAATCCGTCCCCTCCAATTGGTCCGGCTCTGGGGCAGCACGGTGTCAATATCATGGATTTTTGTAAGGCGTTTAACGCTAAAACTGCTAATGATGCGGGTCAGATTATTCCGGTCGTTATCACCGTGTATCAGGATCGGTCTTTCAGTTTTATAACCAAAACGCCACCTGCTTCAAGACTGCTTTTGGCTGCGGCCAAACTTGCTAAAGGGTCTGGCGAGCCAAATCGTGATAAGGTTGGCAAAGTAACAAGGGATCAGGTTGTTGCAATTGCAGAAACCAAAAAGCCGGATTTGAATGCTGCGGATATTGATGCTGCTGTCAGGATTATTGAAGGCACAGCCAGAAGTATGGGAATAGAAGTCGTTTAA
- the rplA gene encoding 50S ribosomal protein L1, with translation MPKRSKKHNEALSKVDRMVQYGPKDALEIAVSSSYAKFDETVDVAVRLGVDPRHADQMVRGTVVLPNGLGKEVKVLVFAKGEKEQEALDAGADFIATDEIVEKIKDGWFGFDKAIATPDMMGTVGKLGRVLGPRGLMPNAKTGTVTFELAKAINEVKAGKIDFRVEKAGIVHVPVGKISFGAEKLFENITVFLDKILALKPAASKGTYLKSISVSSTMGPGIKVDPLLIK, from the coding sequence ATGCCTAAGCGGAGTAAAAAACATAACGAAGCACTGAGCAAAGTGGACAGAATGGTCCAGTATGGACCCAAAGATGCCCTGGAAATTGCTGTATCTTCCAGTTATGCAAAATTTGACGAAACGGTTGATGTCGCCGTAAGGCTGGGGGTTGACCCGCGGCATGCAGATCAGATGGTTCGTGGAACCGTTGTTCTGCCAAATGGACTGGGTAAAGAGGTTAAGGTCCTGGTATTTGCCAAAGGTGAAAAAGAACAAGAAGCCCTTGATGCGGGCGCAGACTTCATTGCCACAGATGAGATCGTTGAGAAGATTAAAGACGGTTGGTTCGGGTTTGATAAAGCGATTGCAACGCCGGATATGATGGGGACTGTTGGTAAGCTTGGACGTGTACTCGGTCCCAGAGGGCTCATGCCTAACGCCAAAACCGGTACTGTAACTTTTGAGCTTGCCAAAGCTATTAATGAAGTGAAAGCCGGCAAGATTGACTTTAGAGTTGAAAAAGCCGGTATTGTCCATGTCCCTGTCGGTAAAATTTCCTTTGGAGCCGAAAAGCTGTTTGAAAATATAACTGTTTTTCTTGATAAAATTCTCGCTCTCAAACCTGCAGCAAGCAAAGGAACTTACCTGAAATCCATCAGCGTATCTTCAACAATGGGTCCTGGTATTAAAGTTGATCCTTTGTTAATCAAGTAA
- the rplJ gene encoding 50S ribosomal protein L10, giving the protein MLNISQKKELVEKIAKDLSEAEISFLIDYKGLTVSQVTELRAKLREAGAQMAVVKNTLMRLAAKETGSEVLIDLFKGPNAIIISKDDPVAPAKVISEFLKTNEKMQLKGASLGGKFLSDEDVKQLAKMPSKEELLGKLVCTLNAVPTNLVNVLAGVPRSFLNVLNAVKDQKDAA; this is encoded by the coding sequence ATGCTGAATATTTCCCAGAAAAAAGAACTGGTCGAAAAAATAGCAAAGGATCTCAGCGAAGCAGAGATCTCTTTTCTGATCGACTATAAGGGACTCACTGTGTCCCAGGTGACCGAACTTCGTGCAAAACTTCGGGAAGCCGGCGCTCAGATGGCAGTTGTGAAAAATACCTTGATGAGGTTGGCGGCGAAAGAAACCGGCTCAGAGGTGTTAATTGATCTTTTTAAAGGACCTAATGCGATCATCATTTCCAAAGATGATCCTGTGGCACCAGCCAAGGTCATCTCAGAATTTCTGAAAACCAATGAGAAAATGCAGCTTAAGGGTGCGTCCCTGGGTGGAAAATTTTTAAGCGACGAAGACGTTAAGCAGCTTGCAAAAATGCCGTCCAAAGAAGAGTTGTTGGGCAAACTGGTATGCACACTCAATGCCGTCCCCACGAATCTTGTCAACGTTCTGGCCGGTGTTCCAAGATCTTTTCTCAATGTGCTTAATGCTGTTAAAGATCAAAAAGATGCAGCGTAA
- the rplL gene encoding 50S ribosomal protein L7/L12 has product MADITKDDVIEFISNMSVLELSELIKELEDKFGVSAAAPVAFAAGAMPAGGDAGGAAAEEKTEFDVVLEAAGDKKINVIKEVRAITGLGLKEAKALVEEAPKAVKEGIAKEEADKIKEQLEGAGAQVSVK; this is encoded by the coding sequence ATGGCTGATATTACAAAAGATGATGTAATTGAATTTATTTCAAATATGAGCGTTCTGGAGCTTTCCGAACTGATTAAAGAACTTGAAGACAAATTTGGTGTATCCGCAGCCGCACCTGTTGCCTTTGCTGCAGGTGCGATGCCTGCTGGTGGTGATGCCGGTGGCGCTGCCGCTGAAGAGAAAACAGAATTTGACGTTGTCCTTGAAGCTGCCGGTGATAAAAAGATTAATGTGATCAAGGAAGTTCGTGCTATCACCGGTCTTGGGCTTAAAGAAGCCAAGGCACTTGTTGAAGAAGCACCCAAAGCTGTAAAAGAGGGTATTGCCAAAGAAGAGGCAGACAAGATCAAAGAACAGCTTGAGGGTGCCGGTGCTCAGGTGTCTGTAAAGTAG
- the rpoB gene encoding DNA-directed RNA polymerase subunit beta yields the protein MAGSLLTNKRVRKEFGGKRRIIDIPDLIGMQRDSFEGFLQRDVSPQDREEKGLHSVFKSVFPIKDFTDTSSLEYVSYSFGETKHSMQECISRGMTYDIPVNIRVRLVVYDHDKDTGVSTIRDIKEQEIYFGTIPLMTPRGTFIINGTERAVVSQLHRSSGVFFDHDKGKNYSSGKIIYNARIIPVRGSWIDMEIDAKDIVYIRIDRRRKFPVSILFKAFGYTGEDILDFFYTKEKIVRKNGSYFREFIPENLVRQRAGYDIKSPESGDVVVKAGRIFTKRALKQLADEKLDFIPISEEELIGKAFAGNFFLESDDPAPLFKAGDTIAEDTFELLEEKDIDTFEILYVDPRSSDCMRKTLVSDKIESKEEALMDIYRRLRPGNPATIEVAQDFIDHLFFRQAYYDLSKVGRLKMNHRLGVNTKIDVKTLRKEDVLLTAATLIELKDTQGQVDDIDHLGNRRVRAVGELLENHYRIGLVRMERAIKEKMSMQEVDAMMPHDLINPKPVSAVVREFFGTSQLSQFMDQTNPLSETTHKRRLSALGPGGLTRERAGFEVRDVHPSHYGRICPIETPEGPNIGLIVSLCTYARVNDFGFIETPFRIVDEGNASKTIQHLSAFEEKEHPIAQANAVLDADGNFVNSTVSARVAGEFEMVAPEEIKFMDVSPNQLVSVSASLIPFLENDDANRALMGSNMQRQAVPLIRSEAPLVGTGMEAVVARDSGVTIVAECDGVVVDVDSKRIVVKNDDSDDPKFNKAVSIYNCTKFVRSNQNTCFNHRPIMKKGERVKKGQVIADGPSTELGELALGKNVTVAFMPWDGYNYEDSILVSERLVKDGVYTSVHVEEFEVLARDTKLGKEEITRDIPNVGEDALKNLDDSGIIRLGAEVKPGDILVGKITPKGETQLSPEEKLLRAIFGEKAGDVKDTSLCVPPGVHGKVIDAKVFSRRGLPKDDRTRQIEDEEIERFEKDRDDEIKIISDVGREKVESVLDGHALFSDLERNGKVLVKAGTKVVSGTFKKVPVSVLVNVTVEDAVLTEKVQVVLEQAQEQIKKAREHFNRQVSRFEKGDDLPPGVLKLIKISVAMLRVLSVGDKMAGRHGNKGVVSRILRVEDLPYFEDGRPVDMVLNPLGVPSRMNVGQILEIHLGRAAYALGQQIDEMIEEKRLDELRNKAKQIFSLTRKQREGQVDDAIVRDIDAMDDEQFMEFVSLYKNGVHTATPVFDGATEEEIKELISMSGSDPSGQSILYDGRTGRPFDKPVTVGTMYMLKLHHLVDDKLHARSIGPYSLVTQQPLGGKAQFGGQRLGEMEVWAMEAYGAAHALQEFLTVKSDDMTGRTRMYEKIVKGQNVLEPGMPESFRVLIKELNALGLDMNLIEGSK from the coding sequence ATGGCCGGAAGTCTTTTGACGAACAAGCGTGTTAGAAAAGAGTTTGGCGGTAAACGCAGAATAATAGACATCCCTGATCTCATAGGGATGCAAAGAGATTCCTTTGAAGGTTTTCTTCAAAGGGATGTTTCACCCCAGGATAGAGAGGAAAAGGGCCTGCATTCGGTTTTTAAGTCCGTATTTCCCATTAAGGATTTTACTGATACTTCCTCCCTTGAATATGTCTCTTATTCTTTTGGGGAGACCAAGCACTCCATGCAGGAGTGCATCAGTCGCGGGATGACCTATGACATTCCGGTAAATATAAGGGTTCGGCTTGTCGTCTATGACCATGACAAAGACACTGGTGTGTCAACCATTCGTGATATTAAAGAGCAGGAAATTTATTTTGGCACCATCCCTTTGATGACACCCAGGGGAACTTTTATTATTAACGGTACTGAACGAGCCGTTGTCTCCCAGCTTCACCGGTCGTCAGGTGTATTCTTTGATCATGACAAAGGAAAAAATTATTCTTCGGGTAAGATTATCTATAATGCCAGGATTATCCCTGTACGTGGTTCTTGGATTGATATGGAAATTGACGCTAAGGATATTGTCTATATCCGTATTGACCGCCGACGTAAATTTCCTGTTTCCATTCTTTTCAAAGCTTTTGGATATACCGGGGAAGATATCCTTGATTTTTTCTATACTAAGGAGAAAATTGTACGCAAAAACGGCTCTTATTTCAGAGAATTCATACCTGAGAATTTGGTCCGTCAACGGGCTGGGTATGATATTAAATCTCCTGAATCCGGAGATGTCGTGGTTAAGGCCGGTCGAATCTTCACCAAGCGCGCTTTAAAACAACTTGCAGATGAAAAGTTGGATTTTATCCCTATTTCTGAAGAGGAACTCATTGGCAAAGCGTTCGCCGGTAATTTTTTCCTTGAAAGCGATGATCCTGCTCCTTTGTTTAAGGCCGGTGATACCATTGCAGAAGATACTTTTGAATTGCTTGAGGAAAAGGATATTGATACCTTTGAAATCCTCTATGTAGATCCACGCAGTTCAGACTGCATGCGAAAAACCTTGGTTTCAGATAAGATTGAATCAAAGGAAGAGGCCTTGATGGATATTTATCGCAGGCTTCGTCCCGGCAATCCTGCCACCATTGAGGTGGCCCAGGATTTTATTGATCATCTGTTTTTTCGACAGGCATATTACGACTTGTCCAAGGTTGGGCGCCTTAAAATGAACCATCGCCTTGGGGTTAATACCAAAATTGATGTAAAAACTCTGAGAAAAGAGGATGTTCTGCTTACCGCAGCCACGTTGATTGAGCTCAAGGATACCCAGGGCCAGGTTGACGATATCGACCATCTGGGAAACCGGCGGGTCAGAGCGGTGGGTGAGCTATTGGAAAATCACTACCGCATTGGTCTTGTCCGCATGGAGCGGGCGATCAAGGAAAAGATGAGCATGCAGGAAGTGGATGCCATGATGCCCCACGACCTTATTAACCCCAAACCGGTATCGGCAGTTGTTCGTGAATTTTTTGGTACATCACAGTTGTCCCAGTTCATGGATCAGACCAATCCTCTGTCTGAAACTACCCATAAACGGCGCCTTTCCGCCTTGGGGCCTGGTGGCTTGACTCGTGAGCGAGCAGGCTTCGAAGTACGTGATGTTCATCCCTCTCATTATGGCCGTATCTGCCCCATTGAGACCCCTGAAGGGCCCAACATCGGTTTGATTGTTTCTCTGTGTACATATGCCCGGGTAAATGATTTTGGGTTTATTGAGACCCCTTTCAGGATCGTAGATGAGGGCAATGCCAGCAAAACAATTCAGCATTTAAGCGCTTTTGAAGAAAAGGAGCATCCCATTGCCCAGGCCAATGCCGTTTTGGATGCTGACGGGAATTTTGTTAATTCCACTGTATCCGCACGGGTTGCAGGGGAATTTGAGATGGTGGCACCCGAAGAAATAAAATTTATGGACGTGTCTCCAAATCAGCTGGTATCCGTATCTGCATCCCTGATTCCTTTTCTTGAAAATGATGACGCCAACAGGGCGCTTATGGGCTCCAACATGCAACGCCAGGCTGTGCCGTTGATTCGCAGCGAGGCGCCTTTGGTGGGTACCGGCATGGAGGCTGTCGTTGCCAGGGATTCCGGGGTAACCATCGTCGCCGAGTGTGATGGGGTGGTGGTTGATGTAGATTCAAAGCGTATTGTTGTCAAAAATGATGACAGTGATGATCCCAAATTTAATAAGGCTGTTTCTATCTATAATTGTACCAAGTTTGTCCGGTCCAACCAGAATACCTGTTTTAACCATAGGCCCATAATGAAAAAAGGGGAGCGGGTTAAAAAAGGGCAGGTTATTGCAGATGGGCCGTCCACCGAGTTGGGGGAACTGGCCCTTGGAAAAAATGTAACCGTGGCCTTTATGCCTTGGGACGGTTACAACTATGAGGATTCCATATTGGTATCCGAGCGGCTGGTCAAAGATGGTGTTTACACCTCTGTGCATGTTGAGGAGTTTGAGGTGCTGGCCAGGGATACCAAGCTTGGCAAGGAAGAGATCACTAGGGACATTCCCAATGTTGGTGAAGATGCTTTGAAGAATTTGGATGACAGTGGTATCATCCGGCTGGGTGCCGAAGTTAAACCCGGCGATATTCTAGTGGGCAAAATTACCCCTAAAGGTGAAACCCAGCTCTCTCCTGAAGAAAAGCTGTTACGCGCCATCTTTGGTGAAAAAGCAGGGGATGTAAAAGATACGTCTCTTTGTGTGCCCCCTGGCGTGCATGGAAAAGTAATTGATGCCAAGGTTTTTTCACGCCGCGGTCTGCCCAAGGATGACAGAACACGCCAGATCGAAGATGAAGAGATCGAGCGTTTTGAAAAAGACCGGGATGATGAGATAAAAATTATTTCCGATGTTGGCAGGGAAAAAGTTGAATCCGTACTTGATGGTCATGCACTGTTCAGTGATCTGGAGCGAAATGGAAAGGTCCTGGTAAAGGCCGGCACTAAAGTGGTGTCCGGTACTTTTAAAAAAGTTCCAGTGTCCGTACTGGTAAACGTTACAGTTGAGGATGCTGTATTAACAGAAAAGGTTCAGGTTGTCCTTGAGCAGGCCCAGGAGCAGATAAAAAAGGCCAGGGAGCATTTCAACCGTCAGGTCTCCAGGTTTGAAAAGGGCGATGACCTTCCTCCTGGAGTTCTCAAGCTTATTAAAATTTCCGTTGCCATGTTGCGGGTCCTATCCGTGGGAGATAAAATGGCTGGCCGCCATGGTAATAAGGGTGTTGTTTCAAGAATTCTTCGGGTTGAGGATCTGCCTTATTTTGAAGACGGTCGGCCTGTTGATATGGTGCTTAATCCCTTGGGTGTACCTTCCCGTATGAATGTGGGGCAGATTCTTGAGATTCATTTAGGCCGGGCGGCCTATGCTCTGGGCCAGCAGATTGATGAGATGATTGAGGAAAAACGACTGGACGAACTCCGGAATAAGGCCAAACAGATATTCTCCTTGACCCGTAAACAAAGGGAAGGGCAGGTGGATGATGCCATTGTAAGGGACATTGATGCCATGGATGATGAACAATTCATGGAGTTTGTCTCCCTCTACAAAAACGGTGTTCATACGGCCACACCGGTGTTTGACGGTGCCACAGAGGAAGAGATTAAGGAATTGATCAGCATGTCCGGAAGCGACCCCTCGGGTCAGTCTATTCTCTACGACGGGCGTACCGGCAGGCCCTTTGATAAACCGGTTACTGTAGGAACCATGTATATGCTTAAACTGCACCATCTGGTTGATGATAAATTGCATGCACGGTCCATCGGACCCTATTCCCTTGTCACCCAGCAACCTCTTGGTGGCAAAGCTCAGTTTGGTGGTCAGCGACTTGGGGAGATGGAGGTTTGGGCCATGGAGGCCTACGGAGCTGCCCACGCGCTTCAGGAATTTCTTACGGTGAAATCCGATGATATGACCGGCCGGACCCGTATGTATGAAAAAATTGTTAAAGGCCAGAATGTCCTGGAACCTGGAATGCCTGAATCTTTCAGGGTTCTGATAAAAGAGCTCAATGCTCTGGGGCTGGATATGAATCTTATAGAAGGCAGCAAATAA